One genomic segment of Sminthopsis crassicaudata isolate SCR6 chromosome 4, ASM4859323v1, whole genome shotgun sequence includes these proteins:
- the CDSN gene encoding corneodesmosin — MGMTWAAQMGQGKGFPFTLMVFLVVALLLPGTLAKSIRAFSDPCKDPTRIISPNDPCITGSRSFSGFRGSSGSSGSSGSSSFSSSSGSSSFGGSSGSSGSSGSNSFSAPSGSSSFSGSSGSNSPSVSSGSSGSNGFGASSGSSSFGGSSGSSSPSGSSGSSGSSGFGGSSGSSGSSSGFSTFHSSSSGSNSANVGSSGSSGSMGSGSSQYSSFQSGSSPVMSSSWSSQSGSGSSKSGSVISQASWISSSNTGGNPVSVSGLAPCGPDNPYSHCSGGPLPSSSSSSSSHSVSGGHKPVVVVVEQHGSGGNRIVGGCSNGGAPGKPCPPITSSNSYGSYEVVGGSANSYLIPGMTYNKGKIYPVGYFSKENPPRGSVGVPNFAAGPPISEGKYFSSNPFISSHNSYQSGNSSPLIIYRPVGTGGVQTGSSGSSVLQPCGSGSQISVGPCSSSSSSSSSVVHSGSSMSSSSISSHPCGSGYQGSKGPCSSSGSSSLSSSNVIFQPCGSDSISSGKPCGSLSSSSLGSKVSQSFEGSPQVDPSAGAKPCGSSSGSIPCRSIRDLLTQVKPLGPQLADPEVFLPQGGPLESS; from the exons ATGGGCATGACTTGGGCAGCCCAGATGGGGCAAGGGAAGGGTTTCCCATTCACGCTGATGGTGTTCTTGGTGGTTGCCCTCCTCCTGCCAG GAACCCTGGCTAAGAGCATCCGGGCCTTCTCTGATCCCTGTAAGGACCCCACTAGAATCATTTCTCCCAATGACCCCTGTATCACAGGGAGTAGGAGCTTCAGTGGCTTCAGGGGTTCCAGTGGCTCCAGTGGCTCCAGTGGCTCCAGCAGTTTCAGCAGTTCCAGTGGCTCCAGCAGTTTTGGTGGCTCCAGTGGTTCCAGTGGCTCCAGTGGCTCCAACAGTTTCAGCGCTCCCAGTGGTTCCAGCAGTTTTAGTGGCTCTAGTGGTTCCAACAGCCCCAGTGTTTCCAGTGGTTCCAGTGGCTCCAACGGTTTCGGAGCTTCCAGTGGTTCCAGCAGTTTTGGTGGCTCCAGTGGTTCCAGCAGCCCCAGTGGCTCCAGTGGTTCCAGTGGCTCCAGTGGCTTTGGTGGTTCTAGTGGTTCCAGTGGGAGTTCCAGTGGCTTCAGTACTTTCCACAGTTCCAGCAGTGGTTCTAACAGTGCCAATGTTGGTTCCAGTGGCTCCAGTGGTTCCATGGGATCAGGATCCTCACAGTATAGTTCCTTTCAGTCTGGTTCTAGCCCTGTTATGTCATCTAGCTGGTCATCCCAGTCTGGATCTGGCTCCTCTAAATCTGGCTCTGTCATTTCTCAAGCTTCTTGGATATCCTCTAGCAACACTGGTGGCaaccctgtttctgtctctggtCTGGCACCCTGTGGTCCAGACAATCCTTATTCACACTGTAGTGGAGGCCCTCTTCCATCCTCCAGCTCCAGTTCCAGCTCCCACTCTGTATCAGGAGGCCATAAGCCtgtggtagtggtggtggaaCAGCATGGTTCTGGGGGCAACCGGATAGTAGGGGGATGCAGCAATGGAGGGGCTCCTGGCAAACCTTGTCCCCCCATCACCTCATCCAATTCCTATGGTAGCTATGAAGTGGTAGGTGGGTCCGCTAACAGTTACTTGATCCCAGGTATGACCTATAATAAGGGTAAAATTTACCCTGTTGGCTACTTCTCCAAGGAGAACCCCCCCAGGGGTTCTGTAGGTGTCCCCAACTTTGCCGCTGGGCCCCCCATCTCTGAGGGGAAATACTTCTCCAGCAACCCCTTTATCTCCAGCCATAATTCTTACCAGTCAGGAAACTCTTCTCCTCTAATTATTTACCGGCCTGTGGGTACTGGTGGTGTCCAGACTGGGAGCTCTGGGAGCTCTGTGCTTCAGCCTTGTGGGTCTGGTTCCCAAATTTCCGTAGGGCcctgttcttcctcctcttcttcctcaagcTCTGTGGTTCACAGCGGCTCTAGCATGTCCAGCAGTTCTATTTCTTCTCACCCTTGTGGGAGTGGTTACCAAGGCTCCAAAGGGCCTTGTTCCTCTTCTGGCTCCAGCTCCCTCAGTAGCTCCAATGTGATTTTCCAGCCTTGTGGGAGTGACTCTATCTCTTCTGGCAAACCTTGTGGGtctctgtcctcttcttcccttGGATCCAAAGTGAGTCAGAGTTTTGAGGGCTCCCCTCAAGTAGATCCTTCAGCAGGGGCCAAGCCCTGTGGTTCCAGCTCTGGCAGCATCCCCTGCCGTTCCATTCGTGACCTCCTGACCCAAGTGAAGCCATTGGGGCCACAGTTGGCTGACCCTGAGGTTTTCTTGCCCCAAGGAGGGCCCCTTGAGAGTTCTtga